In Elephas maximus indicus isolate mEleMax1 chromosome 7, mEleMax1 primary haplotype, whole genome shotgun sequence, the following proteins share a genomic window:
- the LOC126078986 gene encoding olfactory receptor 52N2-like, with amino-acid sequence MSGADSSSLTPGFFFLNGVPGLEAAHIWISLPFCFMYIIAVVGNCGLIYLISHEEALHRPMYYFLALLSFTDVTLCTTTVPNIFWFDLKEIDFNACLVQMFFVHKLTGMESGVLMLMALDCYVAICYPLHYVSILTNRVIVKAGLATFLRSVMFIMPFTFLTKHLPYCQGDFIPHTYCDHMSVAKVSCGSFKVNAIYGLMVSLLIGVFDICCISVFYTMILQAVMSLSSADALHKAFSTCTSHICAIVITYVPAFFTFFTHRFGGHLIPHHVHIIVANLYLLLPPTMNPMVYGVKTKQIREGVIKFLLGDKIVFT; translated from the coding sequence ATGTCTGGGGCCGACAGCTCCAGCCTGACCCCAGGGTTCTTTTTCTTGAATGGTGTCCCTGGACTGGAAGCTGCACACATCTGGATCTCCCTGCCATTTTGCTTCATGTACATCATCGCTGTGGTGGGGAACTGTGGGCTCATCTACCTCATCAGCCATGAGGAAGCTCTGCACAGGCCCATGTACTATTTTCTGGCCCTGCTGTCCTTCACTGACGTCACTTTGTGCACCACCACTGTACCCAATATATTCTGGTTCGACCTCAAGGAGATTGACTTTAATGCCTGCCTAGTCCAGATGTTTTTTGTGCACAAGTTGACTGGGATGGAGTCTGGGGTGCTCATGCTCATGGCACTGgactgctatgtggccatctgttacCCCTTGCATTATGTCAGCATCCTCACCAACCGTGTCATCGTCAAGGCTGGTCTTGCCACCTTTCTGAGGAGTGTGATGTTCATCATGCCATTTACCTTCCTCACCAAGCACCTGCCCTACTGCCAGGGTGACTTCATTCCTCACACTTACTGTGACCACATGTCTGTGGCCAAAGTGTCCTGTGGAAGTTTCAAGGTTAATGCTATTTATGGTTTGATGGTCTCTCTCCTAATCGGTGTATTTGATATCTGCTGTATCTCAGTGTTTTACACAATGATCTTGCAGGCTGTAATGAGCTTGTCATCAGCAGATGCTCTTCACAAAGCCTTCAGCACCTGTACATCTCATATCTGTGCCATTGTCATCACGTATGTCCCtgccttttttacttttttcaccCACCGCTTTGGGGGGCACCTTATCCCCCACCACGTACACATCATTGTGGCCAACCTTTATCTGCTACTGCCCCCTACAATGAACCCAATGGTTTATGGAGTAAAGACCAAGCAGATTCGGGAAGGTGTGATCAAATTTTTACTTGGAGACAAAATTGTCTTTACCTAA